A region from the Mucilaginibacter sp. CSA2-8R genome encodes:
- a CDS encoding TlpA disulfide reductase family protein yields the protein MRLSLLLSFLLLVKLGFAQPVKQPVSLSDPAFNIYFFKTSPPIIKGKIVNFTNNDLPALQVSYSLVEPMGQMQQEGTTAIKADGSFEVKLPYPFPYQQVWLSVGDYFYAGLYLNRGLNLTLDFAQLKKKNVQFNGKGVMYSGNDGALTAWMNNKVLYKRKDQLAIGSAIQALKPTQADYLSKLDSLSDLLKTVNQEYVKLNPAPFSWIPENERLSDYYHTLLWFWMPEHATPGLWDKIKSHKPKLVSNDAENFANALFNYAYYRKAEHNDAKFAELMGMPAADRLFLKSTARNLDENVQIQKSILSKIHTPWVKSVVENEQRLTLSKLSKLNEALKKSSDVSADSVIGTPVARFAFGATLSSVKGMKAAEFLGKFAQRFKGKAVVCDLWATWCAPCLGDMPYSAKLHTQAAGLPIEFVYLCTADGSTLERWKTKVIELKQPGTHIFIDKNLSSELMAMLGKGGYPSYFCLDQNSKISHKLNIAWMQSLTVQDLQKLVP from the coding sequence ATGCGCCTGTCACTTTTATTAAGCTTTTTGCTATTGGTAAAACTCGGCTTTGCTCAGCCTGTAAAACAACCCGTTTCGCTGTCCGACCCTGCATTTAACATCTACTTTTTCAAAACCAGTCCGCCGATAATTAAAGGCAAGATCGTTAACTTTACCAATAATGATTTGCCGGCTTTACAGGTTTCTTACAGTTTAGTTGAGCCTATGGGGCAAATGCAGCAAGAAGGTACTACGGCCATTAAAGCCGATGGTAGTTTTGAAGTAAAGCTGCCTTATCCGTTTCCCTATCAGCAGGTTTGGCTTAGCGTGGGCGACTATTTTTATGCCGGCTTATACCTAAACCGCGGTTTAAACTTAACGCTTGATTTTGCGCAACTAAAAAAGAAAAATGTGCAGTTTAATGGTAAGGGAGTAATGTACTCCGGCAATGACGGAGCTCTTACTGCCTGGATGAATAATAAAGTATTGTATAAACGAAAGGATCAGCTTGCTATTGGCAGTGCTATACAGGCGCTCAAACCAACGCAGGCTGATTATTTAAGTAAGCTGGATTCGTTAAGTGATTTGCTCAAGACGGTTAACCAGGAATATGTCAAACTAAACCCGGCTCCCTTTTCATGGATACCCGAAAACGAACGGCTATCAGATTACTACCATACACTGCTGTGGTTCTGGATGCCCGAACACGCTACGCCCGGGTTATGGGATAAAATTAAAAGCCACAAGCCTAAACTGGTATCTAACGATGCCGAAAATTTTGCTAACGCGCTTTTTAATTATGCTTATTACCGGAAAGCGGAACACAACGACGCAAAGTTTGCCGAGTTGATGGGAATGCCCGCAGCAGATAGGTTGTTCTTAAAAAGCACGGCACGCAATCTTGATGAAAATGTGCAGATACAAAAAAGCATCTTAAGCAAGATACATACGCCCTGGGTAAAGTCCGTCGTGGAAAATGAACAGCGGCTCACGCTAAGTAAATTAAGTAAATTAAACGAGGCGCTTAAAAAGAGCAGCGATGTAAGTGCCGATTCTGTGATTGGAACACCCGTGGCCAGGTTTGCATTCGGCGCAACATTATCATCCGTTAAGGGGATGAAAGCAGCCGAGTTTTTAGGCAAATTTGCGCAGCGATTTAAAGGCAAAGCCGTAGTTTGTGATTTATGGGCAACCTGGTGCGCGCCATGCCTTGGCGATATGCCCTACAGCGCAAAGCTGCATACGCAAGCTGCCGGTTTACCTATCGAATTTGTTTACCTGTGTACGGCCGATGGCTCAACGCTCGAACGATGGAAGACTAAAGTTATAGAATTGAAACAACCCGGTACCCACATTTTTATTGACAAAAACTTGTCAAGCGAATTGATGGCCATGCTGGGTAAAGGTGGCTATCCCAGCTACTTTTGTTTAGACCAAAACAGTAAAATATCCCATAAGCTAAACATTGCCTGGATGCAATCTCTTACAGTACAGGATTTACAGAAACTCGTACCCTAA
- a CDS encoding AraC family transcriptional regulator — protein MKPIPVHILKERTDQGVILKRFESSVRYNEHIKHQEAHRDDHYIFFLLEKGSASLMIDFETMHLPGGSIYYVLPSQVHQPLHSNVADGWFIAVDTALIHAQCRKVFEGNLLLQQPVCPDVAQVKQLNELLLLLQFKCEEEKNGTLGTLAWHSLLTSFLATVAGHYERCLGLEIKSSRATQITAQFRTLLTAEIRTLKSPAAFAERLNVSEAYLSEALKKATGFTALYWIQQEVMMEAKRLLYYSPLTVKEIAHQLGYTDHSYFSRLFRKVAGVPANEFRVQNRK, from the coding sequence ATGAAGCCAATACCGGTACATATCTTAAAAGAACGGACAGACCAAGGCGTTATTCTTAAGCGCTTCGAGAGCAGTGTTAGGTATAATGAGCACATTAAACATCAAGAGGCCCACCGCGACGATCATTATATCTTTTTTCTGTTAGAGAAAGGTTCGGCTTCGCTCATGATTGATTTCGAAACGATGCACTTGCCCGGTGGTTCTATATACTATGTTTTGCCGAGCCAGGTGCATCAGCCCCTGCACAGTAATGTTGCCGATGGTTGGTTTATTGCGGTCGACACAGCCTTGATACACGCCCAATGCCGTAAAGTTTTTGAAGGGAATCTTTTACTACAGCAGCCCGTTTGTCCTGATGTTGCTCAAGTTAAACAACTTAACGAGTTGTTGCTACTGCTACAGTTTAAATGTGAAGAAGAAAAGAATGGCACTTTAGGCACATTGGCGTGGCATTCGCTGCTCACCTCATTTTTAGCTACCGTAGCAGGGCATTACGAGCGCTGTCTGGGTTTAGAAATTAAGTCGTCTCGCGCAACACAAATAACAGCACAATTTCGTACGCTGTTAACGGCCGAAATACGAACGTTAAAAAGTCCTGCTGCATTTGCCGAACGGTTAAATGTATCTGAAGCCTATTTGAGCGAAGCGCTTAAAAAGGCCACCGGCTTTACTGCTCTTTATTGGATACAGCAAGAAGTGATGATGGAAGCCAAACGTTTGTTGTACTACAGTCCGTTAACTGTTAAAGAAATAGCACACCAACTGGGTTATACCGATCATTCCTATTTTTCGCGGCTTTTTAGAAAAGTAGCCGGTGTGCCTGCCAACGAGTTTAGAGTACAAAACCGTAAATAG
- a CDS encoding helix-turn-helix transcriptional regulator encodes MEEILKIDSVAHYNSLRGCPTKHPLITVIDLADAQVITAHSINFGLYVISLKELHLGQLRYGRSHYDHQNGSLFFLAPGQVVGVHPGAERSLPQGRVLIFHPDLIKGTSLGRHMQEYSFFSYDANEALHLSDKEKGIVLGCFDKIEDEIDQSIDKHSKTLITSNIELLLNYCTRFYDRQFFTRDDANKGILEKFEQLLQSYFASDKPQLEGLPSVAYCAEALHLSPNYFGDVIKRETGRSAQEYIQLKVIDMAKERVFDKYKSVSEIAYELGFKYPQHFTRLFKQKTGFTPNNYRTMN; translated from the coding sequence ATGGAAGAAATTCTAAAAATTGACAGCGTTGCCCACTACAATTCGCTGCGGGGCTGTCCCACCAAACACCCTTTAATTACGGTGATTGATCTCGCCGATGCACAGGTGATAACTGCCCATTCGATAAATTTTGGTTTATATGTTATCAGTTTAAAAGAATTGCACTTGGGGCAGTTGCGTTACGGCAGAAGCCACTACGATCACCAAAACGGAAGTTTGTTTTTTTTAGCACCCGGACAGGTAGTAGGTGTGCATCCCGGCGCAGAGCGGTCTCTCCCTCAAGGGCGCGTACTCATCTTTCATCCCGATTTGATAAAAGGCACGTCATTAGGCAGGCATATGCAGGAGTATTCATTTTTTTCGTATGATGCAAACGAAGCACTGCACCTGTCAGACAAAGAGAAGGGTATAGTGCTGGGTTGCTTTGATAAGATAGAAGACGAAATTGACCAGAGCATTGATAAGCACAGTAAAACACTCATTACGTCTAATATTGAGTTGTTACTTAATTACTGCACCCGTTTTTACGACCGCCAGTTTTTTACACGCGACGATGCCAACAAAGGCATACTGGAAAAATTTGAACAACTGCTGCAAAGTTATTTTGCGTCTGACAAGCCACAGTTAGAAGGTTTGCCATCGGTAGCTTATTGCGCCGAAGCACTGCATCTGTCGCCCAATTATTTTGGCGACGTTATTAAGCGCGAAACCGGCCGGTCTGCTCAGGAATACATCCAATTAAAAGTTATAGATATGGCCAAAGAACGGGTGTTTGACAAGTATAAATCGGTGAGCGAAATTGCCTATGAACTAGGTTTTAAATACCCGCAGCATTTTACCCGTTTATTCAAACAAAAAACAGGTTTTACACCCAACAATTATCGAACGATGAATTAA
- a CDS encoding DUF4260 domain-containing protein, with protein sequence MNTIKSMAITLQAEEAAITALAIYGLTSLDLHLPLWAWVLLFFAPDLSMLGYLAGTRTGAFTYNLFHHRAVAVAITAAGIVLHHDAVIAGGLLLFAHSSFDRMMGFGLKYPDSFKNTHLGKMQQPALLP encoded by the coding sequence ATGAATACTATAAAATCTATGGCCATCACCCTGCAGGCCGAGGAAGCTGCCATTACCGCTCTTGCTATATACGGTTTAACAAGTTTAGACCTGCATCTGCCACTATGGGCCTGGGTACTATTGTTTTTTGCTCCGGATTTGTCCATGCTGGGCTACCTTGCAGGTACCCGGACAGGCGCTTTTACTTATAACTTATTTCACCACCGGGCGGTGGCCGTAGCAATTACAGCTGCCGGTATAGTATTGCATCATGATGCCGTTATTGCAGGCGGATTACTACTTTTTGCACATTCGTCATTTGATCGTATGATGGGCTTTGGCTTAAAATATCCCGACAGCTTCAAAAATACGCACTTGGGCAAAATGCAACAGCCGGCCCTGCTACCGTAA
- the trmD gene encoding tRNA (guanosine(37)-N1)-methyltransferase TrmD has translation MRFDIITVLPGLLESPFAHSILQRAQKKGIAEIHVHNLRDYSANKHKNVDDYPYGGGSGMVMMIEPFAACIDKLKAERHYDEIIFMTPDGVTLNQGIANQLSTLQNVIILCGHYKGIDQRIRDLFVTRELSIGDYVLSGGELPAAIVVDAVVRLIPGVLSDETSALSDSFQGDLLDAPLYTRPADWNGHRVPDILLSGNTPEIEKWRFDQAMERTKQRRPDLLE, from the coding sequence ATGCGTTTTGATATTATTACCGTACTGCCGGGCCTGCTCGAAAGCCCTTTTGCCCATTCTATTTTACAGCGGGCACAAAAAAAGGGAATAGCCGAAATTCATGTGCACAACCTGCGCGACTATTCGGCTAATAAGCATAAAAACGTAGATGATTACCCCTATGGCGGCGGCAGCGGTATGGTAATGATGATTGAGCCCTTCGCGGCTTGCATTGATAAACTTAAAGCCGAACGCCACTACGACGAAATTATTTTTATGACCCCCGATGGCGTAACGTTAAACCAGGGCATTGCCAACCAGCTGTCTACCCTGCAAAATGTGATTATTTTGTGCGGCCATTATAAAGGCATCGATCAGCGGATACGCGATTTATTTGTAACGCGCGAACTTTCTATAGGCGACTATGTACTTTCGGGTGGCGAACTGCCGGCCGCTATTGTGGTTGATGCCGTTGTGAGGCTGATTCCGGGTGTACTGTCTGACGAAACCTCGGCTCTGTCTGATTCCTTTCAGGGTGATTTGCTGGATGCCCCGCTTTATACCCGCCCGGCCGACTGGAACGGCCACCGCGTACCCGACATTTTACTGAGCGGCAACACCCCCGAAATTGAAAAGTGGCGCTTTGACCAGGCTATGGAACGCACAAAACAGCGCCGGCCCGATTTGTTAGAATAA
- a CDS encoding Crp/Fnr family transcriptional regulator, which translates to MSFTPTMTELEQYIHQHFAMSVEDCEKVSSLFYTETLKKGDYFLRSGTHCNKLSFIRDGILRVYVTLPNAEVTQWIATRGYFMTDLNSFFYGQPGRFNMQALTDTPLYTIDADQYARLGKLVPRWNDFEKLFMGRCFVTLENRVFDLIALPAEARYQKLFEQNRDLFNQVPLQYLASMLGMTPETLSRIRRKALS; encoded by the coding sequence ATGTCCTTTACGCCTACCATGACCGAATTGGAGCAATACATTCATCAGCACTTTGCCATGAGCGTTGAAGACTGCGAAAAGGTAAGCAGTCTCTTTTATACAGAAACGCTTAAAAAAGGGGATTACTTTTTACGATCAGGTACGCACTGCAATAAGCTTAGCTTTATTCGGGATGGCATTTTAAGGGTGTACGTCACCCTGCCCAATGCCGAGGTAACGCAATGGATAGCTACCCGCGGTTATTTTATGACCGATTTAAACTCGTTTTTTTATGGTCAGCCTGGCAGGTTTAATATGCAGGCACTTACAGATACGCCATTATATACCATTGATGCCGACCAATATGCCAGATTAGGTAAACTGGTACCGCGATGGAACGATTTTGAAAAACTGTTTATGGGCAGATGTTTTGTAACGCTCGAAAACCGGGTGTTTGATTTGATTGCCCTGCCCGCCGAAGCCCGCTACCAAAAACTATTTGAACAAAACCGCGATTTATTTAACCAGGTGCCGCTGCAATACCTGGCCTCGATGCTGGGCATGACGCCCGAAACGTTAAGCCGCATCAGGCGTAAAGCGCTTTCTTGA
- a CDS encoding SDR family oxidoreductase, protein MKTALVTGANKGIGFEVAKILAQNGFYVYIGARSLQNGQAAIAKLNAEGITTAEALTLDVTNQASVDAAAATLTQKIDALDVLVNNAGISGGFPQSALDATSEQFTEVFETNVFGVARVTQAFIGLLRQSAQPRIVNVTSAMGSLSLAADPSSGTYNYKMAVYQSSKAALNMYTVNLAYDLRNTPFKVNAVCPGWTQTDFTNQQGTSTPAQAGARIAKYALVGPDGPTGQFISEEYFPAPATCPW, encoded by the coding sequence ATGAAAACAGCATTAGTAACCGGTGCCAACAAAGGTATTGGCTTTGAGGTGGCCAAAATACTGGCACAAAACGGATTTTACGTATATATAGGCGCCCGCAGTTTACAAAACGGACAAGCCGCAATTGCCAAATTAAACGCAGAGGGCATTACCACTGCCGAAGCTTTAACGCTTGACGTTACCAACCAGGCTTCGGTAGACGCTGCCGCCGCAACCTTAACCCAAAAAATTGACGCGTTAGATGTGCTGGTTAATAACGCCGGTATATCGGGTGGGTTTCCGCAATCGGCTTTGGATGCCACCTCCGAGCAATTTACCGAAGTGTTTGAAACCAATGTATTTGGTGTGGCGCGGGTTACGCAGGCCTTTATCGGGCTACTTCGCCAATCGGCACAGCCTCGTATTGTTAACGTAACCTCGGCTATGGGTTCGCTCAGCCTGGCGGCCGACCCATCGAGCGGTACTTACAATTACAAGATGGCGGTATACCAGTCGAGCAAGGCAGCACTGAACATGTACACCGTTAACTTGGCTTACGATTTACGCAATACCCCGTTTAAAGTTAATGCCGTGTGCCCGGGCTGGACACAAACCGACTTTACCAACCAACAAGGTACCAGCACCCCCGCCCAGGCCGGCGCGCGCATTGCCAAATACGCGCTTGTGGGACCTGATGGCCCCACCGGCCAGTTCATCAGCGAAGAGTACTTTCCGGCACCGGCCACCTGCCCCTGGTAG
- a CDS encoding helix-turn-helix domain-containing protein: MYDTAGLLQTIKHHPKLPLLINENCAIPLPQEVLNKLFSPHKLSFYYLMFVYRGRASFVADLQKISLTDGQLVFGLPNQVFANKRFNADDLHYSLSFDEEALSLLPNTYAFMLNPKGGQSVTFDLNAQERVKHLFSTLFRLVHAGTEPQQPEVILAYLNTLLIEINSAYLAQHEINATQHDSRLKKYTAFKLAVETQLTKQPEVNNIAAQLSLNTHTLYGIVKEFAGVSPKEWMTNRLILEARRRLQYATPSVKELAYQLGFNDPAYFSRLFKKNTGKSVTHYQADLQDLYRN, from the coding sequence ATGTACGATACGGCCGGACTACTGCAAACTATAAAACATCATCCCAAACTGCCCTTACTCATCAATGAGAACTGCGCCATACCATTACCGCAGGAGGTGTTGAATAAACTGTTCAGCCCGCATAAGCTATCGTTTTATTACCTAATGTTTGTGTACCGGGGCCGTGCTAGTTTTGTGGCCGATTTGCAGAAAATTTCGCTAACCGACGGACAGCTTGTATTTGGCTTGCCCAACCAGGTTTTTGCCAACAAACGTTTTAATGCAGATGACTTGCATTACTCATTATCGTTTGACGAAGAGGCATTGAGTTTACTGCCCAACACCTACGCCTTTATGTTAAACCCTAAAGGCGGGCAATCGGTTACGTTTGACCTTAACGCACAAGAGCGGGTTAAGCATTTATTTAGTACACTGTTCAGGCTGGTGCATGCAGGCACCGAGCCTCAGCAACCGGAAGTAATTTTGGCATATTTGAATACGCTGCTTATCGAAATCAATTCGGCTTACTTAGCTCAGCACGAGATAAATGCTACACAGCATGATAGCAGACTGAAAAAATATACTGCTTTTAAACTGGCTGTTGAAACACAACTTACCAAACAGCCGGAGGTGAATAATATTGCCGCACAACTTTCGCTCAATACGCATACGTTATATGGCATTGTGAAAGAGTTTGCAGGAGTATCGCCCAAAGAGTGGATGACTAACCGGCTTATACTGGAGGCGCGGCGCCGGCTGCAGTATGCTACCCCATCGGTTAAAGAACTGGCCTACCAATTAGGCTTTAACGACCCGGCCTACTTTTCCAGGTTGTTTAAAAAAAATACAGGTAAGAGCGTGACCCATTACCAGGCAGACTTGCAGGATTTGTACCGCAATTAA
- a CDS encoding alpha/beta hydrolase, giving the protein MNNTFSAGKAIVRGAGEQVLVFLHYFGGAATSWQWMLDSLADRYKCVCINLPGFGGAPALEQPSIAGFAAYVQQVVEDLEIDDYVLIGHSMGGKIAAQVAVNEQQGGKSKISQLILLAPSPMSVERMPDDEKQRMLIHPSAEQAAITVKKVTVKPLDTERYAMAVGTQSLTDNNAWRWWIEEGMNHSIANDTKKLTLPITVITSTDDAAVTFKMTVEDTLPNLPPHTQLKTTLGIGHLYQLEDPQWLADTLQEVVGE; this is encoded by the coding sequence ATGAATAACACATTTTCGGCCGGTAAGGCTATAGTGAGAGGGGCAGGCGAGCAGGTACTGGTGTTTCTGCATTATTTTGGCGGAGCCGCTACCAGTTGGCAGTGGATGTTGGATAGCCTTGCCGACCGTTATAAATGTGTATGCATCAACCTGCCCGGTTTTGGCGGTGCCCCCGCACTCGAGCAGCCCTCGATTGCCGGTTTTGCCGCGTATGTGCAGCAAGTTGTTGAGGATTTAGAGATAGATGATTATGTTTTAATAGGCCACTCCATGGGCGGTAAAATTGCCGCCCAGGTGGCTGTCAATGAGCAGCAGGGAGGTAAGAGCAAAATCAGTCAATTAATCTTGCTCGCGCCGTCGCCTATGTCTGTTGAGCGTATGCCCGACGACGAAAAGCAGCGGATGCTAATTCACCCGAGTGCCGAGCAGGCTGCAATCACAGTAAAAAAAGTGACGGTAAAGCCATTAGATACCGAGCGGTATGCCATGGCCGTGGGTACACAGTCGTTAACGGACAACAACGCCTGGCGCTGGTGGATTGAGGAGGGCATGAATCATTCTATTGCCAACGACACTAAAAAGCTGACATTACCCATCACGGTAATCACCTCAACCGATGATGCTGCCGTTACGTTTAAAATGACGGTAGAAGATACCTTGCCCAACCTGCCACCGCATACCCAGCTTAAAACTACGTTGGGCATTGGGCACCTGTACCAGCTTGAAGACCCACAGTGGTTGGCCGATACGCTGCAGGAAGTGGTTGGCGAATAA
- a CDS encoding glycoside hydrolase family 43 protein, giving the protein MKTLSIFAMLCAMAATAFGQNPIIQTKFTADPAPLVYHDTVFLYTGHDEDDAFGFKMQNWLLYTSTDMVNWTDRGAIASVKDFKWGGIDNGAWALQCVHRNNKFYLYCPLPNNVGIGVLVSDSPYGPFKDAIGKPLIKNSKDDIDPTVLIDDDGQAYLYWGNPNLYYVKLNPDMISYSGEIIKDPSIAKVAGKADPFHYQEGPWAFKRDGKYYMAYASTCCPEGIGYAMGKSATGPWEYGGSIMDGDPRSSGNHPGIINYKGTWYVFGFNYNIMKQTVSKHYERRSVSLEELTFNPDGTIKHLPFWSVTGVKQRGTLNPYSKVEAETIAYSEGLKTDNVTEWERNVSWDKGKKKAERIFVSSINNGDYLKVQGVDFASGASAIEVCVAALRGGKMEVHTDKIDGPLVGVVNVNNVAQGDVFGNVTSPLKNVKGVHDVYFVFKGEKDLFYFDWWKVNPAK; this is encoded by the coding sequence ATGAAAACCTTAAGCATCTTTGCCATGCTCTGCGCCATGGCGGCCACTGCGTTTGGCCAAAACCCTATTATTCAAACCAAGTTTACGGCCGATCCGGCACCGCTGGTTTACCACGACACCGTGTTTTTATACACCGGCCATGATGAGGATGATGCATTTGGCTTTAAAATGCAGAACTGGCTGCTGTATACCTCTACCGATATGGTAAATTGGACCGACCGCGGCGCTATAGCCTCTGTAAAAGATTTTAAATGGGGCGGTATTGATAACGGGGCCTGGGCACTGCAGTGCGTGCACCGCAATAACAAATTTTATTTGTACTGCCCTTTGCCCAACAATGTAGGCATCGGTGTGCTGGTGTCTGATAGCCCGTACGGGCCGTTTAAAGACGCGATAGGAAAGCCGCTGATTAAAAATAGTAAAGACGATATCGACCCGACGGTTTTAATTGACGATGACGGGCAAGCCTACCTGTACTGGGGCAACCCCAATTTATACTACGTAAAACTAAACCCGGATATGATTTCGTATTCAGGCGAGATCATTAAAGACCCTTCTATAGCCAAAGTGGCCGGTAAGGCCGACCCATTCCATTACCAGGAAGGCCCCTGGGCATTTAAGCGCGATGGTAAATATTACATGGCATATGCCTCAACCTGCTGCCCCGAAGGGATAGGGTATGCTATGGGTAAAAGCGCAACCGGCCCATGGGAGTACGGTGGCAGCATTATGGATGGCGACCCGCGTTCGTCAGGCAACCATCCGGGCATTATCAATTACAAAGGCACCTGGTACGTTTTCGGCTTCAATTATAATATCATGAAGCAAACCGTGTCAAAGCATTATGAACGCCGGTCGGTATCGCTCGAAGAATTAACGTTTAACCCCGACGGTACAATTAAGCATTTGCCGTTTTGGTCGGTAACCGGCGTTAAACAGCGCGGCACGTTAAATCCTTACAGCAAGGTTGAGGCCGAAACCATCGCCTACAGTGAAGGCCTAAAAACGGATAACGTAACCGAGTGGGAGCGTAACGTGTCTTGGGATAAAGGGAAAAAGAAAGCTGAACGCATCTTTGTGAGTTCTATAAATAATGGCGACTATCTAAAAGTACAGGGCGTTGATTTTGCATCGGGTGCTTCGGCTATTGAGGTTTGTGTAGCGGCGTTACGCGGCGGCAAGATGGAAGTGCATACGGATAAAATTGATGGCCCTTTAGTGGGGGTGGTTAACGTAAACAATGTTGCCCAGGGCGATGTATTTGGCAATGTAACCAGTCCTCTTAAAAATGTTAAAGGCGTACATGATGTGTACTTTGTTTTTAAAGGAGAAAAAGACCTGTTTTATTTTGACTGGTGGAAGGTAAATCCAGCTAAATAA
- a CDS encoding SDR family oxidoreductase: MNLNIEGKVAVITGGDSGLGLATAMLLAAEGAHIVLSDVDADSLEEAAQKIRDAYPQVKVVAAKANIDQNDSVLQLAAKVESEFGAANILINCAGARGAAGDFLTLTDEDWQNTINTDLLGAVRICRAFIPQLQKSGWGRVVLIASENAYQPYEEESPYNACKAGVINLSKCLSRAYSNANLLINCVSPAYIETPMTDAMMEDLAKERGTDKEEAIQFFLKNDRPHLAVGRRGKPEEVAAVIAFLVSEQASYVNGSNYRVDGGAVESAF; the protein is encoded by the coding sequence ATGAATTTGAACATTGAAGGAAAAGTAGCCGTAATAACCGGCGGCGATTCGGGACTGGGCTTAGCAACAGCTATGCTGTTAGCTGCCGAAGGCGCTCATATTGTATTATCAGACGTTGACGCTGATAGTCTGGAAGAAGCTGCGCAAAAAATTAGGGACGCCTATCCGCAGGTAAAAGTGGTAGCTGCCAAGGCCAACATCGACCAAAACGACAGCGTGTTGCAACTGGCCGCCAAAGTGGAGAGTGAGTTTGGCGCAGCCAACATCCTCATCAACTGTGCAGGTGCTCGCGGTGCTGCCGGCGACTTTTTAACCCTGACCGACGAGGACTGGCAAAACACCATCAACACCGATTTGCTGGGCGCCGTGCGCATTTGCCGTGCGTTTATTCCGCAGCTGCAAAAATCGGGTTGGGGCCGCGTGGTGCTTATCGCTTCCGAAAATGCATACCAGCCATACGAAGAAGAAAGCCCGTATAATGCTTGTAAAGCCGGAGTAATCAATTTATCGAAATGCTTATCGAGAGCTTACTCAAACGCTAACCTGCTGATTAACTGTGTGTCACCGGCCTACATCGAAACACCGATGACCGATGCCATGATGGAAGATTTGGCCAAAGAGCGTGGTACCGATAAAGAAGAAGCTATTCAGTTTTTCCTGAAAAATGATCGTCCGCATTTAGCCGTAGGTCGTCGTGGTAAACCTGAAGAAGTAGCTGCAGTAATTGCTTTCTTAGTATCTGAACAAGCCAGTTACGTAAATGGCAGCAACTACCGTGTAGACGGTGGCGCAGTAGAGTCGGCATTTTAA
- a CDS encoding TonB family protein, which produces MKKLILLLSLLSSLKLMAQPVKEISHTVEGGSSRETFTVLKSDKKIKHGPYQVSTREGRLLTSGFYKDNLKDNVWQEYNYQNKVAVQGSYKNGKPVGEWTYTDRFGEKENVYNFDTGQFVYHKPVAQDSVDNIILQNGQQVSVRLDRVPFYLPGNDVKGRALVRGLRFPADAMRRGALGVVMIAFTVDEHGHTKDYYVAKPVDSSLDTEALRCIKSIKGDHAPGLLNGKPVATIVTQRVVFNQVF; this is translated from the coding sequence ATGAAAAAGCTGATATTATTATTAAGCCTGTTGAGTTCTTTAAAACTGATGGCGCAGCCGGTTAAAGAGATTTCACACACAGTTGAGGGCGGCTCGTCTCGCGAAACCTTTACCGTACTTAAAAGCGATAAAAAAATTAAGCATGGCCCTTACCAGGTCAGTACGCGTGAAGGCCGCTTGCTTACCTCCGGCTTTTATAAAGATAACCTGAAAGATAATGTATGGCAGGAGTATAATTACCAGAACAAGGTAGCGGTACAGGGCAGTTACAAAAACGGCAAGCCGGTAGGCGAGTGGACATATACTGACCGCTTCGGTGAAAAAGAAAACGTTTATAATTTTGATACCGGGCAGTTTGTATACCATAAGCCGGTTGCACAAGATAGTGTCGATAATATCATCCTGCAAAACGGGCAACAGGTTTCTGTCCGGCTCGACCGCGTACCTTTTTATTTGCCAGGCAACGACGTAAAAGGAAGAGCGCTGGTGCGTGGGCTACGTTTTCCGGCCGATGCTATGCGCCGCGGGGCGTTGGGAGTTGTTATGATAGCTTTTACCGTAGATGAGCATGGTCATACCAAAGATTACTACGTGGCCAAACCGGTAGACAGCAGTTTGGATACCGAAGCCTTGCGTTGTATTAAGTCGATAAAAGGTGATCATGCTCCGGGCCTGCTTAATGGGAAGCCTGTAGCAACAATCGTAACACAGCGGGTGGTCTTCAACCAGGTTTTTTAA